Proteins encoded by one window of Cupriavidus sp. EM10:
- a CDS encoding DUF1376 domain-containing protein, which yields MSDRPAPLTPADCELQDFAFMPLDVSRLRDSELASNETPEACWAAVLLWAASWHQVPAGSIPNDEMWIATQARYAIRGKIDKAWKKVREGALRGWVECSDGRLYHPVVAEKARDAWQAKLEQRWRTECGRIKKHNERHEGANVPRPTFDEWMSQGCPSGQHLFVPSDTGSTGQRQSPSVPSETHSKRQGEGQREGQGQGDLYSDPDGSGGEPPEKSVDQMTKDELWAAGKSLLAQAGMPKDQCGSFVGKLVKDYDPQTVVDAVRAAVVERPADPVAYLKAVCQRTKGERRATNRQEALEANNRAVAEQAAAEILGGVQ from the coding sequence ATGAGCGACAGACCCGCTCCCCTCACCCCGGCAGATTGCGAATTGCAGGACTTCGCCTTCATGCCTCTCGACGTATCGCGCTTGCGCGACTCTGAACTGGCGTCCAACGAGACGCCTGAAGCATGCTGGGCCGCTGTATTGCTGTGGGCGGCATCCTGGCACCAAGTCCCGGCCGGCTCGATCCCCAACGATGAGATGTGGATCGCAACGCAGGCTCGATATGCAATCCGCGGCAAGATCGACAAAGCATGGAAGAAGGTTCGTGAAGGTGCGCTGCGCGGATGGGTCGAATGCAGCGATGGCCGACTCTACCACCCAGTTGTCGCCGAAAAGGCGCGCGATGCTTGGCAAGCAAAACTGGAGCAAAGATGGCGCACAGAATGCGGCCGCATCAAGAAGCATAACGAGCGTCACGAAGGCGCGAACGTACCTAGACCGACGTTCGATGAGTGGATGTCGCAAGGCTGTCCCTCGGGACAGCATCTGTTTGTCCCTAGCGACACCGGCTCCACAGGCCAGAGACAATCACCATCTGTACCTAGCGAAACGCACTCCAAGAGACAGGGAGAGGGACAGAGAGAGGGACAGGGACAGGGAGACTTATATTCCGATCCTGACGGATCGGGCGGCGAGCCGCCGGAGAAATCCGTCGACCAGATGACCAAGGACGAACTTTGGGCGGCAGGAAAATCTCTCCTCGCTCAGGCCGGCATGCCCAAGGACCAATGCGGCAGCTTTGTCGGCAAGCTGGTCAAAGACTACGATCCGCAGACCGTGGTGGATGCCGTGCGGGCGGCGGTGGTCGAGCGGCCCGCTGATCCTGTCGCGTACCTCAAAGCGGTATGCCAGCGCACAAAGGGCGAGCGCCGCGCGACAAACCGTCAGGAAGCCCTTGAAGCAAATAATCGAGCCGTAGCCGAGCAGGCGGCGGCTGAGATCCTTGGAGGTGTGCAATGA